The Nicotiana tomentosiformis chromosome 2, ASM39032v3, whole genome shotgun sequence genome includes the window GCTGGTGACGAAAATATTCAAAGAACAACTTAGAAAAATGATGGAAGTCTACATcgacgacatgctggtcaaatccaaaaggaaagaGGATCACATCGACCATTTGAGAGAAGCCTTCAACATACTCACACAATACAGCATGAAACTgaaccccaaaaaatgtgcattcggcgtggccttaggaaaattcttgggtttcctagtgTCGTAATgaggtatcgaggtcaatcccgaccaaatcaaGGCCGTCGAAGGAATACCAAagcacttgaccaccaaaaaataGGTCCAGAGGTTGACTGGCCATATCGCCGCCCTTTTTAGGTTTATCTCACGATCTTCCGATAGGTGCCACAAATCCTTCGACgttctcaaaaagaagaacgacctCCAATGGACCCCTGGGTGCATCCAAgccctgaaggatttaaaggtGTACTTGTCCTCGCTGCCATTTCTCTCAAAACCAGAACCAAGACAACCTCTCCTCATCTATCTCGCCGTGTCAAAAGTAGATGTGAGCACAGTCTTAGTCCACAAAAATAAAGGTACGGAATCTCCTATTTATTACATTAGCAAGACACCAGTCGACGATGAGACCAAATGCCCCCATCTTGAAAAACTGGCTTTGGcattagtcgtagcttcacgaaagcttagaccgtatttacAATTCTACCCCATCTCGGTAGTCATGACTTTCCCCTTAAGAAGTATTttacataaacccgagctatAAGGAAGATTGCCAAATGAGCCATCGAACTAAGCGAGCACGATATTATATATCGACCGCGAACAGCGATAAAGTCACAAGTCCTCGCCGACTTCGTCGCCGACTTCGGTGCGCAAATAATGctcgaagtcgaaaaggaagttGTCCACACATCTGCCCAAACACAAGACCTTTGGGTCCTGTACACCGATGATGCATCTAACGAGTCATGGTCTGGGCTAAGACTggtactcgaagtcccaacaggCGAAGTGAGTCGCCAATCCATAAAgtgcccggacatgactaacaacgaggccgagtatgaggccgtaattgcaggacTGGGACCAACACTCAAATACGGGGCGAAGCGGCTATGGTTGCACTGCGATTCTCAgctcgtggtcaaccaagtcatagggactttccaaatcaaggagcaAAGGTTCCAAAAATACCAGACCGAAATCTGCAAACTAATACCCGAGATCGACGAATGTTAGCTCGACAAGATCCCCCGAACCTAGAACATCGAGGCGAAGGCCTCGCCAAACTAACAGCAGCCACCAAAAACATTTCAACAGGAGACCGGAATGTGGTCCACCTCATCAGCTCGTcgatagaccaaatcgaggtaagaaccataaagcTATCTTGGGATTGGCGCAACCGTATTTTTGCATATTTGCAGGATGACATACTCCCCAACgataaaaaagaggccaagaagcTGCGAATGCAAGCGGCCAGATACAACATCGTTCACAACAACCTCTACAATAGGACATATGGCGGCCCTATGGAGAAATGATTAGGCCCAAATAAGACGCGACACGTCCTTGAAGAAGTACACAAAGGCCACTGTAGAGCTCACTCCGGCAATCAAGctttggtcagatgcctcatacgagCGGAGTATTACTGGACCATCATGAAAAAAGAGGCTGTAGATTTCATGAAAAAATGCGAGCAATGCCAGAAGTACGCCCCAATGATCCACCAGGCAGGCAAACACCTACACTCAGTAACTTCCTTTTGGctgttcatcaaatggggaatggacatcgtgggccccctcccgGCTGGACAAGGTAACATACGATTCCTCTTAGtgttaactgactatttctctaaataggtcgaagcaggagcattcgcccaaatacacGAACATGAAGTGATCGCCTTCATAAGGAAAACACCATATGCCGTTTCGGTCTCCCCAAAGAAATCAACTGCGACAATGGACCCCAATTTGCAGGAAAGAAGGTCGCCgacttttttgaaaaatggcacatcaaaagaatactctcaacaCCTTACCACCCCGCGGGAAATAGGCAAGAggaatcctccaacaagtcaacactgaacatcatgaagacgAAACTCGAAGACGCCAAGGGCCTGTGGCCagaaatattaccagaagtactccGGGACTACCGAACAATGCCAAAAATGAGCACAGGGGAAACACCATACtcgttagtctatgggactgatgcagtaataccagtcgaggtcagAGAGCCCAACCTAAGATACTTCCATGAAAGCGAACCCCAAAACGATGACAGTAGAAGGCAGGAACTCGACGAAGTCAgggaacgaagagatatggcctacgtgagaatggtcgcccaaaagcaacaagcaGAACACTACTATAACAAAAGGGCAAAGATCAAGCCACTCAAAGTAGGGAACTacgtgcttaaagctaaaacatAAGCAAGCAAAGACCCACAGGAAGGCAAGCTAGGAACAAACTGGGACGGGCCCTATAAAATCACGGCAGCGGCAAATAAAGGTTTATTCACACTAGatacaatggaaggaaagcgactaccaaataactggaatattacacacctcaagtaTTTGAACTTTTAAAGGATGAGGTCCCCAAAGTCACACTTTTTTTCCCTCACTCGAGTTttttcccaattgggttttctcgaggaggtttttaacgaggcgatgatAGGGATACTTCTGGATTAAAATGCGTGCAGACAAAGGCAATGGACGACTAGTTCATTGCTCGATCTCTCATATTTTTCCAgttcgaccaatgaagggactagatagactgggactggaacTGGGACTAAACTACCAGCCAATGCCcggaaaatatgtaaatctctccaagaatataAACAAAGCACAAGTACATGAAATTTATTTCTGCTCTCCCCAAatgaaggttacattcgacctcgttcgaattaacacctactcggcccaAGGCTCTAATTAAACAAAGGTTACATTCGGCCTCGTTCaaattaacacctactcggcccacAACCCTAACTAAaaaaaggttacattcgacctcgtttgaacTAATGCCTACTCGGCCCACAACCTTAACTAAATAAAGGttgcattcgacctcgttcgaattaacacctactcggcccacgaCCTTAGCTAAataaaggttatattcgacctcgttcaaattaacacctactcggcccacgaCCTTAGCTAAATGAAGGCTATATTCGATCACATTCGAATGAACATctaatcggccctcggccataaataAACATGTGCCGTGTTCGACCTCATTTGAACTAACAActactggccctcggccataatcgaACCTAGACTTCATTTTAACCTCGTTCAACCTACTCGAGCAAATTTACGACGAAGGCAACCAatcaacaaaatcaaaaaagcgTACCAGCCTgaacaaagaaaaaaaatcagGTACGAATAACAGAACTGacatttcatacttagaatatcatttttttacaaaggctcgaaTATACGCCTACAAAGAATACGCACAAGCCTGCGACtaaacaaaaaataaggaaaaacaactaAACACCGCCTGAACCAGCAGCACCACTAGCTTGATCACCCAAGCCATCTCCACCTACCTCTTCGCCATCGACATCTCTAGTGGGATACTCATCTTCGTACCAGGCATCCTGTTCAATTCGATCCATGACCTCTCCCTCGTCATCACCGACTTCCAATGTAGCGGGGTCATAGCCATAAGTAAACCGAGCTTTATATGCCTTAGCATGAGAACCCTCGAAGTCGGATTCTGAAACAGCCACCGCCCCCATCATATCCTTGAATATATCCAGCTGAGCTTCACTATGAATACAATCCTCATACAAATCCCGCGGAACATCAGGAAAAGCAGAAGCGTGGGAGGAGGACGGCTGAGCCAATAACTGCACCTTCTTGAACTTGAGAGCAGCAACTCGATCACTAAGGCTCGAGGTCTCCTTTTCCAGCTCCCCTATCCGCTCCTCTCTGAGCCTGGCCGTCTTTAGAGAACCCTCCCGCTCAGAACGGAGAACGCGAATCACGACCTCTAAAGCCTCTGCTTTTCTCGCAGTTGATAACTGGGCCAACTCCGCCTTCTCAACGACCTCGCCACTCAGAGCAACCACTTTGAGTTGACACTCCTCGAGCTCGGCACGCAATGAGACCACTTGGGTTTGAAGGTCGACACATTGGGCCTCGACCCCCCTACTCACCTCGAGCTCCTATTCTTTGTCCCTCAACGCCCCCTCGAAAATGCTGCATTTTCTAATGACCCTCATCAACtcgtcatccttctccttcagTTCACCTCGGAGAGCCTGGAAAGTGCCGTTCCTACCGAACCGCTTGTAGATCTCGCAGTGCTTATCACGGTATTCGTGATATTTCCGCTCCATCTTTTGGAAAATGGCCTTGCGCCTCTCCTCTTGTCGGGCACGCTCCCGATATCCAAAATCACGGtctgaaagaaagaaagaatgagGAGTAAGAACGAAACTGAACTCGACATAAAAAATGGAGAGAGACAGAAATGGCCCTAAGAGCGAGGCCGGCTATGCTCCTCGATAAAGTGGCATCCTTAAGCTTCTCAAGGTTTTACCCTGCACAGCGTAACAGAAGGGACCAAGAGAAAGGACCACATCCTCCATATCAACCAGCAAATTTCGATCCAAGGGGATCGTAATAGTCCGCGTGGTCCCCTCCAATATCACTTCAAGTCGGGTAAGTCCTTCCCCATCATCCTCACTTCCTCGACATCCATATTGGAGACCGTCGCATAACCTTCTTCGGCTACGGATATTGTCACACCTCCCCTTTCCCTAGGGATAGggttttttttcaatttaagtgacattattcgaaatgagattatttatttatttatttatttcagagtctccacttggaatatttatggtgtcccaagtcactgaCTTATTTTAGAattccaaatcgagaaaattgactctatttattggtccgcgaacatagaagaccgggtaagaaattatgttaacccgggagaaggtattaggcactcccgaattctgtggttttagcacggtcactttacaatcatatacctggcttaattaacggattattatgtgttttagaacctatgtgtattttaacttttaccgcttttaattacttgattatggtgtgattatgaaattatcttgaaatgagtcacgcgtacgtgtactcattttgtttggtgtgtcaagatcatatcacgcgtacgtgtacacaatcaataacactttattacttttaaggattgttttgtcaaagtcgcgcgaacgcataATTTGCCTTTAATTTAAAAAATCATAATTatatcacgcgaacgtgtacataattaCAATAATTGATTGGTTAACacgcgcctaaagcatactaAAGTATTCAAAGTATTCTGTTTATttgcatattttattattattactttatTACTTATTGAAACGAGTCTTGAATTAGTTCATGGCTTATTTCACTACCTTATAAATACTTTTTCTTTAATGATAGGCCTAAATTCTTCTATTCGGCCCAAGCTTTATCCTATTAGGCGAAGTTAAATGAATTAACTATTACATGCCAATTATTATGTGGTTTAATTATTTAAAACTTTCTTCAGTCATTCTTCGacaaaaatgaaaatattgattCAAGCAAACAATTTAATGCCAACAAATATCAAATTTAACTATTAAACACATAATAAATGTTAAACATCAATGACACTAAATATTAGATTATAATCTAAACTCTTAAGATATGAATATGAAtgagaataaaaaaaaaaaatacaaactaATGAAATCATCCTACTAACTTAGCTATATACAGAAAGCTTTGAACGAAATTTTACCACACTTACATTGTTGAGCTCATGAAATAAcgcacaaaaaaagaagaagaaatatatCTATGAAGAATTTAactaaaaggaaaaaataaaatgacaaaaattaTTGTGTCCCTATATTCATCTTTAATAAAAATACTTCAACTCTAAATTTTACTAATTAAACTACACTAAACTTAATTATTGGCCTAAATAATATATTTCAtctaatataattttaaaatgtAACTTTATGATTCAATCCCCAAAGTAGCGtattaatttaaataattctCCAAATGATAAAAGAATATACTGAAAATTAAGGCATAATGAGAACTCTCTTTGTGTTCTCTGAAATTTCCAAACATTTGAAATCTACAACCTCAATTGCCATTATATTCTACTAGACAAAAACAATTGACTAAATATTGGTTCGTTAGGATCCCTCGTCCAACCAACAGTGGATTAACATGGAAATGGATTTAAAGGAAATATTATTGGATACTAGTTAGAACCTAGACAAAAAAAATAACAACTTTCAGTATCATGATTGACCCTAAAGTGAAGAAATTTAAATAACATGGAGATGCAATTCTGCCGGTAATTAAAAGTCCAAACATCCAAAACTGTAAGTATTTGCTTTCATAAATTATTGTATTATCTTTTACCAACTTTTAACTCAAATTACTAACACTTAAAGGAATGAAAAAAAAGAATAGAAAGAAACCTGGGGATGCAAATCTTCTTCAATATATGATAGAAAGAACCTCTGGAACAAATTTATAATGATGAAAATCCAAACTAAATACAGCAACAATTAGATTTAGAAACCGCAATAAGAACTGAAGCCCTCGTGTGAAATTGAAATCTTAACGGTGACCCGAATATTGACTCGTATTTTAGCCTCTATCTAGATTCCATGTTTTCTTCCTCTAGTTTCCTTCTTTTAAAGATGAAAAAGTGAGAGCTTCTCTTAAAAGCTAATGCAATCTCTCAATATTTTTCTCTCTTGAgtatttttccaattttttcttttctgttcCCCTCAATTTCATTGCCTTCTTCACCCCCcctctttcttttgtttttttttcccaGAAAAGTCACTATATAGGCATGTATAGGAGTTATGGATGGAAGATGTGAGGGAGTGGGAGTGTGGGATGGAACTGTGGTAAGAGAGGACGTGAGGAAGAGGGACATAAAAGGTGGGAAGTTAGGCTAAAAATGGGGACTTATGGGATTGGGATTGTTATCTAATTAAAAATCAAACTTTTGAATTCATTTTTTAGGagataaattaaaatattaaataagaaGATTAACTAACATTTCCTACAATatagaaaaatcaaatatttacatgtactttAAATGATACTAATAAAGATACCATAatttacttattaaaattctaattaaaagaaaccacatatttttattttattttttttattttttatttttaataaaacctattaagagtaatataaaagtttaaaatattaagattataaaaaatatttacactaaatagtatagaatttgggtgtagtaaaaaattaggtgttcacagcatgcccctctttgcttgaaaacatgaagcgttttcaggcaaagaaaatgaacaaggtgactgatttttTACCTCACTatttaaaatgaaaaataagataaaagaaaggTATGTGACCGAGCCTTGGCtttaggcagcctacatatcccaaATTATAAGGGAATcatgtcacgtgtagttcaagtgaaAGAAGGGTGATGGAGTATGCTTAGAGGGAGAGTCGAGtgaagttccgtcgaggttcaGATCCGCGGTTCCAactattacatcaaaatgaaaagaaaattacatactcttgaaatctaagagttacaaaatttctaTCTAAATGCCACTTGAagtcttgtcttgattcttgacttgcttcccTCATTGACTTTAGACTAAAACTTGATGCTCTCGATGTAACAAACTATGAAATATTCTCCGAGGCTTGATTCTTGATCAGATTatgagaagatggatcttgagaccctatgtctccgCATGCATTACGTCAAAGCTGGTTGCGGATGGTATTGAGATCAAACATTCCACTTTCTCTGATGAGAGATGGAGTCTTTTCTAGTACATCCAATCCGTACTTTATAGAAAAACCTGCAAGCCATCagaaacaaacaaaacgaacaaaaattttctgccccagtttgcactaggaaattttgtgagttattgaaaattCATTAAACTATATTtgctattgcagaataaagaattgaaaaaaaagacacatttttttttgaataatagGGGATGTCGTCCCTATGTTAATAAGAAGgaaggcaaccaggggatgtagtaccctatgttgacaataagatgaggctcgtggcgctctgagatgctactagggaatgtcgtaccctatgttggcagaaagtaaggCAGTCacgggatgtagtaccctgtattggcaataaggtgaggctcttgacactctgggatgctactagggaatgtcgtaccctatattggcagaaagtaatgcagacatgggatgtagtaccctgtgttggaaatAAGATAAGGCTCATGGcgttctgagatgctactagggaatgtcgtaccctatgttggcaataaaaatgaggctcgtggctctctgggatgctactagggaatgtcgtaccctatgttggcaaaaaTATGAGGCTCATGGCGttttgagatgctactagggaatgtcgtaccctatgttggcaatacaaatgaggctcgtggcactctgggatgctactagggaatgtcgtaccctatgttggcaaaaaGATGAGGCATGTGGCGCTCTGAGATGCtattagggaatgtcgtaccctatgttagcaataagaaatgcaaccaggggatgtagtaccctgaggtgaagatagggtattgattccctataatgaaactaaaaataacatgattacatgtatattggaagGAAATCAAGtatttgagaacttcacttggtggtgtttgtcttttcacgaactgtttcctaaaattgttatgttcctgttctgaacaaagaaagattcgttcgttttaaaatggtggtcagtttgtggccttgatttcttGGGTGACTTGACCTCGAGTCCATTACACTTGTTAGAAAAGTTGACTCTGTCGATGGTCGTACAAATTGCCGGGAGATTCTGTCTTTACTTTCTAGAGATCTTTTTCTCAACATCAAAACCAGACTATTTTGCGCCTATCACCACTTGTGTTTATGATGCAAACAACCTTTCTCCCAAAATAACTTTTAACTGAGTAAATTTTGTTGAACCTTGAAGCATTGTTCAGTCCTTCAAGCCTTTTGTTCGTGAGGAAAAATCACAGATGGCTTTATGCCTTTGCCCATACGGTTTATGCCCAGcaatctttgctttatataaCGGGGAAACTGTAACCAGTTTTGCGgtcttttctttgctttgctttgacaaAATTAGACTGAAAGAGACTCAAAAAAGTAAtgcgaaagaaaataagaaggtgaactaataggcaatacaacttaatcaagaagtgtcccttttagaggaaagaataagaaaggacttatctggaggaaatatgctgacttcaatgaacatgacatgcactttggactggattcccgatccgtttgaaccgtctaattctcaaaatctaTTCTTTGCCTTGACCATGCTTGTGTCGGGATGTGCGAAGCCTTAAATCTATCAATGATGCTCTTTGTGGATTttcaccaattgacctctctcatttgcctttctctcaactcactattgccttatagtgcccatgaaggttttcactaataagactctctcatttatattTTCTCTCTTCAATGGCTGAGGCATTACCCGTAGTATACTGACTTAGCATTCTCGAAAGTTGATCAAAAGTTCTTAGcagggaaaggtaaaaagaactattcaactgaattacaacttttggaaccattttgatggaacaaccatcgaaaataaaataaaatcatgccTAGTTTCTTTGAATACTGGTAaaatgtggatttttgttttggtgtgaccgaaccccagagtgaggctgcctacgtatcctttcggaatcaggtcgaacgtagttcaattaacatgaacttgttttgatgatttttttttgtaagtacattggttccaaaagaggggaaaacaaagaaatataaacaaggcttcaaagggataactagggttgaccagtgtttgggtagtgagaatgatagcctttcgtcatcccaacctgaaaatgctaaatataagaatgccccaacagagccatgtcatacatagtatctcttgaccgcatctgcattgacggatatatcagtcacctttccttctatatctgccaagtgtagagctccttttgacaatactttcttgacgaggtaaggaccttgccaatttggggtgaactttccttttgcttcttccgGGTGCGGAAATATACGTTAcaaaacaagttgtcctacctcgaattgtcttgggcgcacttttctattgtaagcgcgtgccattctttgttggtataactgaccaaaacaaactgccgccaaacgcttttcatcaatcaaattcaactgttccaatcAGATTTCACCCATTCAGTGTCCTCAATccctgcttcaacaatgattcggagagagggaatctcaatttcagcaggtatgaccgcttcagttccataaaccaataagtagggcgTTACGCCAACTGATGTACGGACAGTTGTCTGGTATCGCAAAAAAGCAAAAGgcagtttctcgtgccattgtctagacccttggatcatcttcctaagaatcttcttgatgttcttattcgcaGCTTCAACAGATCCATTAGCTTTGGGACAGTAAGGAGTAGAATTGcgatgctcaattttaaattgttcacatacctccttcatcagatgacttttcaaattagcagcattatctgtaataatggtttttggaataccgaaatgacagatgatgttggagtgaacaaagtctactactactttcttggtaactgctttcaatgtaatagcttccacctatttggtgaagtaatcaattgcaaccaagatgaatctgtgcccatttgaaacttttggctcgattgggccaatgacatccattccccaagcaacaaaaggccaaggagccgacataggatacaactctaaaggtggcgagtgaatcaaatcactgtgaatctaacactggtggcacttgcgaacaaaacgaaagcaatctcgttccatagtaagccaataatatcctgcctgaaggattttctttgctagaacatatccattcatgtgcggaccacaaactcccgaatgcacctcattcataatcatttcatcttctttggcatccacacatctcaataaattcaaatcgagagttcttttgtataggatttccccactcaaaaagaaaccattagagagtgcctaatagttctcttttgatccctGTTAGCATGTTCCAGatataccatggttcaccatctatttctgcttcaattgtattgcaataaccatgttgataccgaatttgaatttctaatgggtcaatgtgagtattacccggatatggaagcattgaggctagggtggccaaggcatcagctaattcattgtgaaacctgggaatgtacctgaattcgatggacttgaaccttttgctaagatcctccacacattgtctatatggaatgagcttgatgtctcgagtctcccaatcaccttgagcctgccgaataagcaaatctgaatctcccatcaccaacaattcatgcacatttagatttattgccatgttcagacccatgatgcaagcttcatattctgctGTGTTATTTGTACAGAAAAAATGAAGTCGCGCCATAGCAGGGTAATGTTGCCCAGTAGGTGATACCAGAATTGTCCCAATCCCTACGCCTTTGatgttgacagccccatcaaagtatagtttccaaatttgactgtcatcttggactacttcttcaactaaattaacctcttcatctgggaaatatgtgttcaaagattcatactcatcatcaaccgggttttctaccagatgatcagccaaagcttgtgccttcatggcagtgcgagtgacataaacaatatcaaactctgtGAGCAAGATTTGCAACTTTGCCAATTTGCCTGttggcatcggcttctgaaa containing:
- the LOC138906070 gene encoding uncharacterized protein — its product is MRAMPEVRPNDPPGRQTPTLRKKVADFFEKWHIKRILSTPYHPAGNRQEESSNKSTLNIMKTKLEDAKGLWPEILPEVLRDYRTMPKMSTGETPYSLVYGTDAVIPVEVREPNLRYFHESEPQNDDSRRQELDEVRERRDMAYVRMVAQKQQAEHYYNKRAKIKPLKVGNYVLKAKT